In Tiliqua scincoides isolate rTilSci1 chromosome 1, rTilSci1.hap2, whole genome shotgun sequence, the following are encoded in one genomic region:
- the LOC136644453 gene encoding olfactory receptor 9G19-like — protein sequence MEEANHTTVTDFIPLGFTTNPKQQLILFVVFLIFYIASLSGNITLIAIICCSSRLHTPMYFFIANLSFLDLWYSSVYTPKILVNCIFEDKSISLEGCAAQFFFSAGLAYSECYLLAAMAYDRYMAIAKPLLYATAVSRKLCTGLVALSYLSGFGNAVIITSETFTLNFCAGNIIDDFFCDLPPLVKLACNVPRSYQSVLYFILVSNVVTPSALILASYAFILAALLRIRSTEGRLKAFSTCASHLTAVTLYYGSILFIYSRPSSSYALQRDKVVSVFYTVVIPMLNPLIYSLRNKEVKDALKKLTKKWRVE from the coding sequence ATGGAGGAAGCAAATCACACCACAGTAACAGACTTCATCCCCCTGGGATTTACAACCAACCCAAAGCAGCAGCTGATCCTGTTTGTGGTGTTTCTCATCTTCTATATAGCTAGCCTATCTGGGAATATCACACTCATTGCAATCATCTGTTGCAGCTCTCGCCTCCATACACCCATGTATTTCTTCATCGCTAATCTATCCTTCTTGGACCTCTGGTATTCCTCAGTCTACACCCCTAAAATCCTAGTGAATTGTATCTTTGAGGACAAGAGCATTTCCTTGGAAGGGTGTGCTGCCCAATTCTTCTTCTCAGCGGGCCTTGCATACAGTGAATGTTATCTCCTGGCCGCGATGGCCTATGATCGCTACATGGCCATTGCCAAACCACTACTTTATGCCACAGCCGTGTCCAGGAAGCTATGCACAGGGCTGGTGGCCCTCTCATATCTAAGTGGTTTTGGCAATGCTGTAATCATCACCTCAGAAACCTTCACTCTGAACTTCTGTGCTGGCAACATTATTGATGATTTCTTCTGTGACCTACCTCCACTGGTAAAGCTGGCCTGCAACGTGCCCAGGAGCTACCAGTCTGTACTCTACTTCATTTTGGTTTCTAATGTCGTTACCCCCTCTGCACTTATCCTTGCCTCCTATGCCTTCATCCTGGCAGCCCTCTTGAGGATCCGCTCCACTGAAGGCAGACTCAAAGCCTTCTCCACATGTGCTTCCCATCTGACAGCCGTGACCTTGTATTATGGCTCCATCCTCTTCATCTACTCACGCCCAAGCTCCAGCTATGCTTTACAAAGGGACAAAGTAGTGTCTGTTTTCTACACAGTAGTGATCCCTATGCTGAATCCTCTGATTTACAGCCTGAGGAACAAGGAGGTAAAGGATGCTCTGAAGAAACTGACAAAGAAATGGAGGgtggaataa